The genomic segment ATCACCCACTCGAAGCATTACTTGACAAAGGGGCTCAGGAGTAGGTCCTCTCTCCAAAAGCTCAAACTTGTAACCATCAGGATCTTCAATAAAAGCAATTTTTGTACTGCCACCTTTAACAGGACCAGGCTCCCTGGTAACAGTCCCACCCTTTGCCTTTATAAGTTCAACAGTTCTATCAACCTAAAAATAAAGTTGTTTAGAAGATTATAGCTACTCCTTTATAGTTAAAATGCTGAACTATCAagaaattatatgacttttactAAATAATAATATCAAACCTACATGAAATGGTTCATATATATTTAAGTGGGATAAAATTAgaacatatatatatgtacagtACTTTGGCACAAAAGTAAACCATAGCATATCCATTTCAAAGAATGGGAACTTACATCCTCAACAGCTACACCAAAATGGCCAAAACCAGTACCAATATCATATTTGTCAACTCCATAATCTAGCACACACAAAAAATAGAAAACTCAAGTGAGAAGAAGCTAGTGATTTAGAACTGCCAATTACAAACAGCAACATCATATTAACTGCATTATAGTAAAAATTGACTTACTGTACGTAAGTTCAACAACAAAATGAGAATCTTCTGGCCCAAATCCTAGAAAAGCATTCGTGTACCTGTCCTCAGGTATGTCACGCTTTCTCAAGAGCTTCATTCCCAAGCATTCAGTATAGAATCTGCATCTCAAGGGAATAAGTAGCTATCTATGGAAAATTTTCTTAATAGAAGCAATTGCAAACTGGCATACTTTATAGTCTTTTCCAAGTCTCCAACTCGGTAGACAACATGGAGCATTCTTCGGTTGTCATTCTTGACCCACTCTAATACATTTTCCTTTGTGGTAGTAGAAGTGGCTGCTTGTGCCATAAGTCTATCTGCAGTGCTCCCATCTGCTCTTAATAATTTTGATGCTTTTACATCTAACAATGGTGAGTATGGAAGAACTAAATAatcatccaaaaaaaaaaaacatcagtaAGCCAAAAGGAAGATACAATTGAAGCATTTAAATAACTTTTAAACATAAGTGAAATGCCTCCCTCCATGAGTGTATCTTGTAAGTTAAACATTGCAACTATTTAAGCTTTATTAACAAGCTTTCCATCAACATTTTCAACGAGAAAaaatataaatgagagcttcccCATACTATTACTGAGCTACGTAAGAAAACATGGAgagtaatatataaatataagatatacatataaatacaaaaaaaatacatTTCCAATTCCACCCATATCAACTGTTGGCCAACAATCCACAAACATAGACATTCATACTATAATTGCAGATTACATATTTCCATGAATAACGACAACCCAGAAACTCATAAAAAAGGAACACATTTTGGTTTTTCAGAAAATGGGTTATTCATATTTCCTGGTTTTTGAgagaaaagaatgaaaaaaaaaaagaaaaacttgtAAAGTAAGGATTGGAATGCTTACCTGAGCCGAGGTGTAAGAGAGCGAGTCTTCTTGAAGGAAAGTATGATGAGTTAGAAATACGAAGAGCAGAGAGTTTTGAAGAAGGTGATGAGAATGGAGGAAGTGAAGCTGTAAGAGTTGAGAGATTGAGATTCAGAGTAGTTGATACATAAGAATGAGACGCCATTTTCTCCTCTATTGGCTCGCTTGAACCTTGCTCGGAAGAGTGACACTGAGGAAGATATAGTTGGTGGAAGGATTGGATTGGGCCAATATGATGGGCCTCAGGCCCACATCAAAACGTAATTTGGGCCATTCAAATTTCAAACTTTTTTGCAAAATAGCCACTATCTATCAATATCAATTTTAGTTAATACAAAAATGTCACTATTGAGTACTTTTATTTAACTTATATCTTCTTTGGATTGATTTGGATTTTTCcaaatttctcaaataattttcaatgaaatctTCCCAATATATGTCGatgaaattattaatttttttttatatttatagcAAAAGTACTCacttattatatttgtattatttaagtACTCAAGTTACTCATTTGGCGGCTGTAGTATCTTCCATCAATATTTTTGTGCAGTTTGGTATAGCTGTCTTTTCCTACATATACGAAAATACTCAATTAAATGAATATTTGCAGCAAAAATACTCAAGTTATAAGCAAATTTGACGTTACATAAACAGACTTAACGGCTGCACAAAAATATAGACGAACAGTACTTTAgccatcaaaaaaataatttgggTATTAAGTGCTAAAAACATAATAACTTGAAAACTTTTGCCATAAATATCCAtttgtttaaaatatataaaacagATAAAGAATAGATTAAAGATATATCACCCCAAATATCTTTTTAAATCAATCTGACATGTTACTATCTAACAACAAATTTAATCTTAGGTACTTTTGATGTCAAAAAATAAATTTCGGTACTTAAGTACAACTTTCAGTATAACTTTAAGTATTTTCGTCgcaaaaataataaaatgaatGCAACCAAAATTTCTAGAATATATGTTATATTGTAGGATTTtagttttcttatttattttattttaatttgtggaAATTAgctataaaatataaataaaagatatttcaaaattaaaaataaaactttttttaGAAGTTATTGTAAATATGGTTATTCAGCCTAAATGCATTTTCAATTCTTGAATTTTTCCTTCAGAGACAAATTATGATGTTTGGTATCAATTGATTGGACAAATTAATCGTTGAGTGCCATTGCTAGGAAAATATGGATTGTTATATTTAAAACACTTTATAATGAGAATGATGAAAGTTTTTACTACTAAACAAAATggtaaatatttttcttttatggaAAATTAATCGAAATTTTCAGAGAAATAGACCACCACGATAATGTTTTATCTTACTCAGAATTATCTAAGACAACATATGATGTCAATGATaaacaaacaataaaatattaaaaatgttGTAGAGTTGAAATGCTAGAATTATCCAAGATAACCAAAGTAGTTTCAAGTCAAATACTTATGAAATTCTTAGGCAAGCTAGCTAGGAATATAGAACACTTATATTTCCTTGTTTGACTTAGCTTATTTTAAGCTACTTTTAActtttagaattaaaaaaatacttttgggagtgttttgataaaaaaataaaaaattctttttaatttaaaagattttttttgAGAAGATAggatttgttgtttttttttaaagaccTTTTTAGAaactattttataaattaaaataattttattattcctAATTCACTTataaaagattttttttattgatatccaaacactttaaaaTAACTTTTCATTCAAAAAGATGTTAATAAACTTTTTCTTATATTATGCTTTTAGCTATAAGCAAAAATAAAAGTTTTGCATCATTTTAAGAAGAACTTCTACTATTTTATACTTTGAGTTTTATTTAAATACTAGATATAACTCtatatttctttaaaaataaaaatctataaCAGACTCTACCATTGTTAAAACGAACTAGAGATAACTTTGAATCTAATTCTAGTAaaaaaaatttgatatttttattcTTAACATTTCAATTCATCTTTTAATTGAATTATAACTAAatgatattatgtgtttatatttGAAGATTTTAATTTATTCTTTGATTTCTTAGTTATTTCAAAGATTATCTCCAATACACTTTAGTAATTATAGGATTTGTGTGAAATTGATGGAAGACTTCCCTTTAGTAGAGACATTAGCTATATTTAGATGGATACTtataattat from the Humulus lupulus chromosome X, drHumLupu1.1, whole genome shotgun sequence genome contains:
- the LOC133807293 gene encoding probable lactoylglutathione lyase, chloroplastic isoform X2, with translation MASHSYVSTTLNLNLSTLTASLPPFSSPSSKLSALRISNSSYFPSRRLALLHLGSDVKASKLLRADGSTADRLMAQAATSTTTKENVLEWVKNDNRRMLHVVYRVGDLEKTIKFYTECLGMKLLRKRDIPEDRYTNAFLGFGPEDSHFVVELTYNYGVDKYDIGTGFGHFGVAVEDVDRTVELIKAKGGTVTREPGPVKGGSTKIAFIEDPDGYKFELLERGPTPEPLCQVMLRVGDLDRAINYYKKAFGMELLRVKDNPDHKYTIAMMGYGPEDKNAVLELTYNYGVTEYDKGNGYAQIAIGTDDVYKTAEAVKLSEGKIVLEPGPLPGLNTKVTACLDPDGWKTVFVDNIDFLKELE
- the LOC133807293 gene encoding probable lactoylglutathione lyase, chloroplastic isoform X1, with protein sequence MASHSYVSTTLNLNLSTLTASLPPFSSPSSKLSALRISNSSYFPSRRLALLHLGSVLPYSPLLDVKASKLLRADGSTADRLMAQAATSTTTKENVLEWVKNDNRRMLHVVYRVGDLEKTIKFYTECLGMKLLRKRDIPEDRYTNAFLGFGPEDSHFVVELTYNYGVDKYDIGTGFGHFGVAVEDVDRTVELIKAKGGTVTREPGPVKGGSTKIAFIEDPDGYKFELLERGPTPEPLCQVMLRVGDLDRAINYYKKAFGMELLRVKDNPDHKYTIAMMGYGPEDKNAVLELTYNYGVTEYDKGNGYAQIAIGTDDVYKTAEAVKLSEGKIVLEPGPLPGLNTKVTACLDPDGWKTVFVDNIDFLKELE
- the LOC133807293 gene encoding probable lactoylglutathione lyase, chloroplastic isoform X3, which codes for MASHSYVSTTLNLNLSTLTASLPPFSSPSSKLSALRISNSSYFPSRRLALLHLGSDGSTADRLMAQAATSTTTKENVLEWVKNDNRRMLHVVYRVGDLEKTIKFYTECLGMKLLRKRDIPEDRYTNAFLGFGPEDSHFVVELTYNYGVDKYDIGTGFGHFGVAVEDVDRTVELIKAKGGTVTREPGPVKGGSTKIAFIEDPDGYKFELLERGPTPEPLCQVMLRVGDLDRAINYYKKAFGMELLRVKDNPDHKYTIAMMGYGPEDKNAVLELTYNYGVTEYDKGNGYAQIAIGTDDVYKTAEAVKLSEGKIVLEPGPLPGLNTKVTACLDPDGWKTVFVDNIDFLKELE